A region of Lycium barbarum isolate Lr01 chromosome 3, ASM1917538v2, whole genome shotgun sequence DNA encodes the following proteins:
- the LOC132629919 gene encoding uncharacterized protein LOC132629919 isoform X2 has translation MERNMDAILDNIMVGLRRKLLFVWDQQKCIDSGFKCLEKKEKPIFLKPMNKIWENKDHLLPFHGGKFSKSNTLMIDDEPHTALINPPNTAVFPPVFKVGNGKDTFLGPKGEMRKFLDGLADADDVQTYVKEHPLIGQPAITTSHPDWDYYAKIIDSFVGIKKRSI, from the exons ATGGA GAGAAACATGGACGCTATTTTAGACAACATCATGGTTGGGCTTCGAAGAAAGTTGTTATTTGTATGG gatcaacaaaaatgtattgACAGTGGCTTTAAGTGCTTGGAGAAAAAGGAGAAGCCCATTTTCTTGAAGCCAATGAACAAAATATGGGAAAACAAGGATCATCTCCTTCCTTTTCACGGCGGAAAGTTTTCAAAATCAAATACACTTATGATTGATGATGAGCCCCACACTGCTCTTATAAATCCT CCTAATACAGCGGTTTTTCCTCCAGTTTTCAAAGTTGGAAATGGCAAAGACACATTTCTTG GTCCTAAGGGTGAAATGCGGAAGTTTCTAGATGGTCTTGCTGATGCAGATGATGTTCAAACGTATGTGAAAGAACATCCCTTAATTGGACAACCTGCGATAACCACCTCTCATCCTGATTGGGATTACTATGCGAAGATAATTGACAGTTTTGTTGGCATAAAAAAAAGAAGCATCTGA